The Neosynechococcus sphagnicola sy1 region GAACTATGGCTGCCCCTAGCCAGTTCAAACCCATAGCCATGCTCGTGGCGATACAACCGCCCCCAAAGATAGGTCTCCCGCTGACCATCACTGAACAGGTCTTGCGCCGTATAGGCTGGGATAAAGGTCGGCGTCCAGGGCGCAACCAGACCCGAGAGTTTGCGCAACGCTGGCTGCACAAATCGCCAGAAGGTTACCAGCGCTGAAACTGGGTTTCCGGGCAAGCCAAAGTATAAAACGGGAGCCTGGGGAGAAGCCCTCGGGAAGGTAGCAACGGTCAGTGGTTTTCCTGGTTTGACCGCTACCGAGCGGCAATGGATCTGCCCCAGTAAATCTGCTAAGACCCGATCCACGTAGTCGTAATCCCCAACGGAAACCCCACCGGAGGATATGACTAAATCTGCACTGGCAACTGCATCGGCGATCGCTGCTTTCAGGGCCACTGGATCATCGGGCACAATTCCCAGGGGGTATCGGTTCAGCTCCACTCTGGTTGACCAGCGCGGCTAGGGCAATTTGATTCGAGTCCACAATCTGACCAGGCTGAAGGGTCTGGTTAAGGCTGACCAATTCATTTCCAGTGGAGAAAATGGCGACCCGTGGACGACGAAAGACACTAACCTGAGCACATTGCGCCGCTGCCAGCACCGCCAGATCTGGTGCGGTGAGTTGGGTTCCCACAGACACCAGGCAATCTCCCTGGCGACAATAGCTACCCTGGTACCGCACAAATGCTTGCGGTCTAGGTGTTTGCAGAATCTGCACCACCTGTCCCTGTCGCTGCGTATGCTCCTGGATCACAATCGTATCGGCTCCCAGAGGCAACATCGCCCCGGTAAAAATTCGGGCACACTGTCCGGGTTGCAGGGTGCGGGTCGGTAGCTTTCCGGCGGGAATTTCCTCAACCATCTCCAAGGTCACGGGATGGTCAGCATTGGTGGTCTGGACATCGGCAAAGCGCACTGCATAGCCATCCATGGCGGAATTATCCCAATGGGGAAAGTCAAGCTGGCTGATTGCTTTCTCAGCCAGAATCCGTCCGGTCGCATTGGTTAGATTCAGCATTTCGCTGGCCGATGCTGGATCAAGGGGGTGTACCAAACCCAAAATCATGGCTTCTGCTTGTTGAACTGAAAGCATCGGCAGAACCTGCTGCACCGCAAATAATTCTATTCTCAGGGATGGCAGCCTCTTTGGCAGCTATGAGCCTCCCCGCAATCAGAAGGCCATCTAGTCAAATCACAAGATTGGCTGGACTCACACTGATGGCTGAATCAGAGCGAAAATAGAGACAGTCAACCGTCCATCTTCAGGAACTCTCGGTTCCCCGTAAATTCCCATGCCCTCAGTCTCCTCCCCCAAAAATCTGGAGTTTATGACACCACGTTACGGGATGGAGCCCAACGGGAGGGACTCACCCTATCCATTGAAGATAAGCTGCGCATTGCCCGACAGTTAGACAGTTTAGGGGTGCCGTTTATTGAAGGGGGCTGGCCCGGTGCCAATCCCAAGGATGTGCAGTTCTTCTGGCAATTGCAAGCAGCCCCCCTGCAACAGGCAGAGGTGGTTGCCTTTTGCTCCACCCGCCGACCTCACCACACCGCCGCTGAAGATCCGATGCTGCAACCCATTCTGACAGCAGGAACCCGCTGGGTGACCATTTTCGGTAAGTCCTGGGATCTCCAGGTAACGGAGGGTCTGAAAACCAGTCTGGACGAAAATTTAGCGATGATTCAGGACACCCTCGAGTATCTGCGATCGCAAGACCGACGGGTGATCTATGATGCTGAGCACTGGTTCGACGGCTACAAGCAGAACCCAGATTATGCACTGGAGACCCTAGCCACGGCGATCGCCGCTGGGGCAGAGTGGATCGTCCTCTGCGATACCAATGGGGGCACCCTCCCCCACGAAATTAGCCAGATTGTCGACTCCGTGAACCAGCAATTCCAATTCCTTGGCACTGAAGGGGTTGCAGCTCCCCAGACTCCCCTCCTGGGAATTCATACCCATAATGACTCGGAAACGGCAGTGGCAAATGCACTGGCAGCGGTACTCGCCGGAGCCAAAATGGTTCAGGGGACGGTGAATGGATACGGTGAGCGCTGTGGGAATGCCAACCTCTGCTCTGTAATTCCCAATCTGCAACTGAAGTTGGGCTACGACTGTTTGGCAGCGGATCAGTTGGCGCAGTTAACCAAGACCAGCCGCTTCATTAGCGAAATCGCCAATCTGGCCCCCGATGAACATGCGCCGTTTGTGGGGCTATCCGCCTTTGCTCATAAAGGCGGGATCCATGTCAGTGCTGTGGAGCGAAATCCCCTCACCTATGAGCATATTCAACCTGAATCGGTGGGCAACCTCCGCCGGATTGTGATTTCAGATCAGGCTGGATTGAGTAATATTCTCGCCAAAGCTCGGAGTTTTGGTCTGGAACTTAGCCGCCAGGATCCGACCTGTCAGCAGCTGTTACAACGGTTAAAACTCCTCGAAAATCAGGGCTACCAGTTTGAGGTTGCGGAGGCTAGCTTTGAACTCCTGATGCGAGAAGCCCTAGGACAACGACAATCCC contains the following coding sequences:
- the cimA gene encoding citramalate synthase codes for the protein MEDKLRIARQLDSLGVPFIEGGWPGANPKDVQFFWQLQAAPLQQAEVVAFCSTRRPHHTAAEDPMLQPILTAGTRWVTIFGKSWDLQVTEGLKTSLDENLAMIQDTLEYLRSQDRRVIYDAEHWFDGYKQNPDYALETLATAIAAGAEWIVLCDTNGGTLPHEISQIVDSVNQQFQFLGTEGVAAPQTPLLGIHTHNDSETAVANALAAVLAGAKMVQGTVNGYGERCGNANLCSVIPNLQLKLGYDCLAADQLAQLTKTSRFISEIANLAPDEHAPFVGLSAFAHKGGIHVSAVERNPLTYEHIQPESVGNLRRIVISDQAGLSNILAKARSFGLELSRQDPTCQQLLQRLKLLENQGYQFEVAEASFELLMREALGQRQSLFVVNGFQVHCGVTESPALRQSHCFATVKVTVKGEDILEASEGNGPVAALDAALRKALVNFYPALADFYLTDYKVRILDGAAGTAAKTRVLIESSDGQQRWTTVGVSQNILEASYQAVVEGLEYGLLLQKFPHPLEAAVLIPPLHQEV
- a CDS encoding molybdopterin-binding protein — translated: MPDDPVALKAAIADAVASADLVISSGGVSVGDYDYVDRVLADLLGQIHCRSVAVKPGKPLTVATFPRASPQAPVLYFGLPGNPVSALVTFWRFVQPALRKLSGLVAPWTPTFIPAYTAQDLFSDGQRETYLWGRLYRHEHGYGFELARGSHSSGNLINLAGTNGLAVLPVMQPGVSAPLEPGQSFTITAGSLVHVLPMHSRL
- a CDS encoding molybdopterin molybdotransferase MoeA, coding for MLSVQQAEAMILGLVHPLDPASASEMLNLTNATGRILAEKAISQLDFPHWDNSAMDGYAVRFADVQTTNADHPVTLEMVEEIPAGKLPTRTLQPGQCARIFTGAMLPLGADTIVIQEHTQRQGQVVQILQTPRPQAFVRYQGSYCRQGDCLVSVGTQLTAPDLAVLAAAQCAQVSVFRRPRVAIFSTGNELVSLNQTLQPGQIVDSNQIALAALVNQSGAEPIPPGNCAR